The following are encoded together in the Thermus filiformis genome:
- the lepA gene encoding translation elongation factor 4 — protein sequence MDPRRIRNFSIIAHVDHGKSTLADRILQMTHAVSDREMREQFLDSLELERERGITIKASAVRVFYQAEDGETYVFNLIDTPGHVDFTYEVSRALAAVEGVLLVVDATQGVEAQTIANFYLALEHDHVIIPVINKIDLPNARPLEVAMEVEEVLGIPADEAIFASGKTGEGVKEVLEAIVKRIPPPKGDREAPLKALIFDSIYDAYQGVIPYLRLFEGQVRPGDRIRVWSTGKEFTVDRVGVFRPGGLEATPSLEAGEVGWLTAAIRDIHDVQVGDTLTLAQRPTDAPYPGFRPAKPVVFAGLYPVDSGDYQRLREALEKLKLNDAALFFEPETSEALGFGFRCGFLGLLHAEIVQERLEREFGLDLIATAPSVVYKVRLKSGEEVEIHNPADLPDPTRIEEILEPYVKLTVYTPEEYVGGIMQLVQEKRGRMRSMNYLPGKRVELVYEVPFGEILYDFHDRLKSLSRGYASMDYEQIGYQPGDLVKVTILVHGEPVDALAFVAHREKAYAIARSLVDKLAEVIPRQQFEVPIQAAIGGKIIARATVRALRKDVLAKCYGGDVTRKKKLLEKQKEGKKRLKAIGKVEVPQEAFLAVLSAGRDES from the coding sequence ATGGACCCTAGGCGGATTCGCAACTTCTCCATCATCGCCCACGTGGACCACGGAAAGTCCACCCTGGCCGACCGCATCCTCCAGATGACGCACGCGGTGAGCGACCGGGAGATGCGGGAGCAGTTTCTGGACTCCCTGGAGCTGGAGCGTGAGCGGGGCATCACCATCAAGGCCAGCGCCGTCCGGGTCTTCTACCAGGCGGAGGACGGAGAGACCTACGTCTTCAACCTGATTGACACCCCCGGGCACGTGGACTTCACCTACGAGGTCTCCCGCGCCCTGGCGGCGGTGGAGGGGGTGCTCCTGGTGGTGGACGCGACCCAGGGGGTGGAGGCCCAGACCATCGCCAACTTCTACCTGGCCCTGGAGCACGACCACGTGATCATCCCGGTCATCAACAAGATAGACCTCCCCAACGCCCGGCCCCTCGAGGTGGCCATGGAGGTGGAGGAGGTCCTGGGCATCCCGGCGGACGAGGCCATCTTCGCCTCCGGGAAGACGGGCGAGGGGGTGAAGGAGGTCCTCGAGGCCATCGTGAAGCGCATCCCGCCCCCCAAGGGGGACCGGGAGGCGCCCCTAAAGGCCCTCATCTTTGACTCCATCTACGACGCCTACCAGGGGGTCATCCCCTACCTCCGCCTCTTTGAGGGCCAGGTGAGGCCGGGGGACCGGATCCGCGTCTGGTCCACCGGGAAGGAGTTCACCGTGGACCGGGTGGGGGTCTTCCGCCCCGGAGGGCTGGAGGCCACCCCCTCGTTGGAGGCGGGAGAGGTGGGGTGGCTCACCGCCGCCATCCGGGACATCCACGACGTCCAGGTGGGGGACACCCTCACCCTGGCCCAGCGGCCCACGGACGCCCCCTACCCCGGCTTCCGCCCCGCCAAGCCCGTGGTCTTCGCCGGCCTCTACCCGGTGGACTCGGGCGACTACCAGCGCCTGCGGGAGGCCCTGGAGAAGCTCAAGCTGAACGACGCCGCCCTCTTCTTTGAGCCCGAGACCTCGGAGGCCCTGGGCTTCGGCTTCCGGTGCGGCTTCCTGGGGCTTTTACACGCGGAGATCGTCCAGGAGAGGCTGGAGCGGGAGTTCGGCCTGGACCTCATCGCCACCGCCCCCAGCGTGGTCTACAAGGTCCGGCTGAAGAGCGGGGAGGAGGTGGAGATCCACAACCCCGCCGACCTCCCCGACCCCACCCGGATTGAGGAGATCCTCGAGCCCTACGTCAAGCTCACCGTCTACACCCCGGAGGAGTACGTGGGCGGGATCATGCAGCTCGTCCAGGAGAAGCGGGGGCGGATGCGGAGCATGAACTACCTGCCGGGCAAGCGGGTGGAGCTGGTGTACGAGGTCCCCTTCGGGGAGATCCTCTACGACTTCCACGACCGCCTGAAGAGCCTCTCCCGGGGGTACGCCTCCATGGACTACGAGCAGATCGGGTACCAGCCGGGGGACCTGGTCAAGGTGACCATCCTGGTCCACGGGGAGCCGGTGGACGCCCTGGCCTTCGTGGCCCACCGGGAGAAGGCCTACGCCATAGCCCGGTCCCTGGTGGACAAGCTGGCCGAGGTCATCCCCAGGCAGCAGTTTGAGGTGCCCATCCAGGCGGCCATCGGGGGCAAGATCATCGCCCGGGCCACGGTCCGGGCCCTGAGGAAGGACGTCCTCGCCAAGTGCTACGGCGGCGACGTGACCCGGAAGAAGAAGCTTTTGGAGAAGCAGAAGGAGGGGAAGAAGCGGCTCAAGGCCATCGGGAAGGTGGAGGTCCCGCAGGAAGCCTTCCTGGCCGTGCTCTCCGCGGGTCGGGATGAGTCTTAA
- a CDS encoding phosphate-starvation-inducible PsiE family protein yields MRRDAYRILQATETAIYLFAGFLIALGAAVLLVSTFWDGVRALLEGGYVAAAVGLLDRVLLALMLAEILYTLVRFAREGSLEAEPFLIIGIIAAVRRMLVITAESVHKVDLADPAFLAVLAELFVLALSVLAFAWAIRLVRLRA; encoded by the coding sequence ATGCGGCGGGACGCCTACCGGATCCTCCAGGCCACGGAGACGGCCATCTACCTCTTCGCGGGCTTCCTCATCGCCTTGGGGGCGGCGGTCCTCCTGGTCTCCACCTTTTGGGACGGGGTGCGGGCCCTCCTGGAAGGGGGGTACGTGGCCGCGGCCGTGGGGCTTCTGGACCGGGTCCTTTTGGCCCTGATGCTGGCGGAGATCCTCTACACCCTGGTCCGCTTCGCCCGGGAGGGAAGCCTCGAGGCCGAGCCCTTCCTCATCATCGGCATCATCGCCGCGGTGCGGCGGATGCTGGTCATCACCGCGGAGTCGGTGCACAAGGTGGACCTGGCCGACCCGGCCTTCCTAGCAGTCCTGGCCGAGCTCTTCGTCCTGGCCCTGAGCGTCTTGGCCTTCGCCTGGGCCATCCGGCTGGTCCGGCTTAGAGCATGA
- a CDS encoding form I ribulose bisphosphate carboxylase large subunit gives MASKKEIYKKGGVVEYKEMGYYDPDYEPKETDVLALFRVTPQPGVDPEEAAAAVAGESSTATWTVVWTDRLTYLDRYRAKAYRVEPVPGNPEQYFAWIAYDLALFEEGSIANMTSSIIGNVFGFKALRALRLEDLRIPVAYLKTFKGAPHGIPVERDMLNKYGRPLLGATVKPKLGLSGRNYGRVVYEALAGGLDFTKDDENINSQAFMRWRDRFLYAQEAVMKAEEVTGERKGHYMNVTAPDMEQVYERLEFAKEIGSIIVMVDLTMGYTALQSVSNWCHKNGMILHLHRASHATFTRQKNHGINFRVLAKWMRMLGVDHIHAGTAVGKLEGDPNLVRGYYDILREQHNYPDPVKGIYFEQDWGYLPAVMPVASGGIHAGQMHLLLSLFGDDVVLQFGGGTIGHPMGIQAGATANRVALEAMVKARNEGRDILAEGPEILKKAAQHSPALAAALETWGSVTFDFTSTDTPDVLPTPTN, from the coding sequence ATGGCGAGCAAGAAGGAGATCTACAAGAAGGGCGGGGTGGTGGAGTACAAGGAGATGGGCTACTACGACCCCGACTACGAGCCCAAGGAGACGGACGTCCTGGCCCTCTTCCGCGTCACCCCCCAGCCGGGGGTGGACCCGGAGGAGGCGGCGGCCGCCGTGGCGGGAGAGTCCAGCACCGCCACCTGGACCGTGGTCTGGACCGACCGGCTCACCTACCTGGACCGGTACCGGGCCAAGGCCTACCGGGTGGAGCCCGTCCCCGGGAACCCCGAGCAGTACTTCGCCTGGATCGCCTACGACCTGGCCCTGTTTGAGGAGGGGTCCATCGCCAACATGACCTCCAGCATCATCGGGAACGTCTTCGGGTTCAAGGCGCTCCGGGCCCTGCGCCTGGAGGACCTGCGCATCCCTGTGGCCTACCTCAAGACCTTCAAGGGCGCCCCCCACGGCATCCCCGTGGAGCGGGACATGCTGAACAAGTACGGCCGCCCCCTCCTGGGGGCCACGGTCAAGCCCAAGCTGGGCCTCTCCGGGCGCAACTACGGCCGGGTGGTCTACGAGGCCCTGGCCGGGGGGCTGGACTTCACCAAGGACGACGAGAACATCAACTCCCAGGCCTTCATGCGCTGGCGGGACCGCTTCCTCTACGCCCAGGAGGCGGTGATGAAGGCGGAGGAGGTTACCGGGGAGCGGAAGGGCCACTACATGAACGTCACCGCCCCCGACATGGAGCAGGTCTACGAGCGCCTGGAGTTCGCCAAGGAGATCGGGTCCATCATCGTCATGGTGGACCTGACCATGGGCTACACCGCCTTGCAGAGCGTCTCCAACTGGTGCCATAAAAACGGGATGATCCTGCACCTTCACCGGGCCAGCCACGCCACCTTCACCCGGCAGAAGAACCACGGGATCAACTTCCGCGTCCTGGCCAAGTGGATGCGGATGCTGGGGGTGGACCACATCCACGCGGGCACCGCCGTGGGCAAGCTCGAGGGCGACCCCAACCTGGTCCGGGGCTACTACGACATCCTGCGGGAGCAGCACAACTACCCCGACCCGGTCAAGGGGATTTACTTTGAGCAGGACTGGGGCTACCTGCCCGCGGTCATGCCCGTGGCCTCGGGGGGGATCCACGCCGGGCAGATGCACCTCCTCCTCTCCCTCTTCGGGGACGACGTGGTCCTCCAGTTCGGCGGTGGGACCATCGGCCACCCCATGGGCATCCAGGCGGGGGCTACGGCCAACCGGGTGGCCCTGGAGGCCATGGTCAAGGCCCGGAACGAGGGGCGGGACATCCTGGCCGAGGGGCCCGAGATCCTGAAGAAGGCGGCCCAGCACTCCCCAGCCCTGGCCGCGGCTTTGGAGACCTGGGGGAGCGTCACCTTTGACTTCACCTCCACCGACACCCCGGACGTGCTGCCCACCCCCACGAACTAG
- a CDS encoding LysR family transcriptional regulator, protein MFKEGRMRLPNPAALRVFVAVVEEGGVGRAALSLGITQPAVSQYLRALEEQVGHPLFERRGRHLVLSRVGEALLPEARRVVQALEEFQLVARAWDRLEAGQVVLGASTTMATYVVPAFLARFHQAHPGVRVHLESGSSERLAERLRLGELELAVLEGVEHWEGYSRHLFYEDELVLIVPPEHPWAGREEIPPEWLAQESLVVRKPGSMTWRVLERAFEQAGLELNPAFYTDNNEVTKRLVMAGAGVGIVSRVVIQPNLKVGNLKALRLGPPVGELRRYFWLIHPKSLSNPAAEALVQLML, encoded by the coding sequence ATGTTTAAAGAGGGTCGGATGCGGCTTCCCAACCCCGCCGCCCTCCGGGTCTTCGTGGCGGTGGTGGAGGAGGGGGGGGTGGGCCGGGCGGCGCTCAGTCTGGGCATCACCCAGCCCGCGGTGAGCCAGTACCTCCGGGCCCTGGAGGAGCAGGTGGGCCACCCCCTGTTTGAGCGGCGGGGGCGGCACCTGGTCCTCTCCCGGGTGGGGGAGGCCCTGCTGCCCGAGGCCCGGCGGGTGGTGCAGGCCCTGGAGGAGTTCCAGCTGGTGGCCCGGGCCTGGGACCGCCTCGAGGCCGGCCAGGTGGTCCTGGGGGCCTCCACCACCATGGCCACCTACGTGGTCCCCGCCTTCCTGGCCCGCTTCCACCAGGCCCACCCCGGGGTGCGGGTCCACCTGGAAAGCGGGAGCTCGGAACGCCTGGCCGAGCGGCTGCGGCTGGGGGAGCTGGAGCTGGCGGTTTTAGAGGGGGTGGAGCACTGGGAGGGGTACTCGAGGCACCTCTTCTACGAGGACGAGCTGGTCCTCATCGTCCCCCCGGAGCACCCCTGGGCGGGCCGGGAGGAGATCCCTCCGGAGTGGCTGGCCCAGGAGAGCCTGGTGGTGCGCAAGCCCGGCTCCATGACCTGGCGGGTCCTGGAGCGGGCCTTTGAGCAAGCGGGGCTGGAGCTGAACCCCGCCTTCTACACGGACAACAACGAGGTAACCAAGCGGCTGGTCATGGCCGGGGCGGGGGTGGGGATCGTGAGCCGGGTGGTGATCCAGCCCAACCTGAAGGTGGGCAACCTAAAGGCCCTCCGCCTGGGCCCCCCGGTGGGGGAGCTCCGCCGCTACTTCTGGCTCATCCACCCCAAGAGCCTATCCAACCCCGCCGCGGAGGCCCTGGTCCAGCTCATGCTCTAA
- a CDS encoding HAD-IA family hydrolase: MVGLKALFFDLDGTLAETEELHRWAFNQAFQEAGLPVFWDRATYKDLLWVTGGKERIRHFLDGCPACPSLSQEEVARLHRRKNTLYALALREGLAPRPGVRRLLEEARAAGLRLGLVTTTSPENAEVLLEALGLRFDLVLAGDVVPRKKPDPALYLLALERFGLEPQEAVVVEDSRNGLLSAHRAGIPVLVTPSLYTQDQDYREAGAVLEHLGEPGEPALVLRGPGQGGRRVVDLGYLEEVREWSST; encoded by the coding sequence ATGGTGGGGTTGAAGGCGCTTTTCTTTGACCTGGACGGGACCCTGGCCGAGACGGAGGAACTCCACCGCTGGGCCTTCAACCAGGCCTTCCAGGAGGCGGGCCTGCCCGTGTTCTGGGACCGGGCCACCTACAAGGACCTCCTCTGGGTCACGGGGGGCAAGGAGCGGATCCGCCACTTCCTGGATGGATGCCCCGCCTGCCCCTCCTTGTCCCAGGAGGAGGTGGCCCGCCTTCATCGGCGCAAGAACACCCTGTACGCCCTGGCCCTCCGCGAAGGGCTGGCCCCCCGGCCGGGGGTCCGGCGCCTTTTGGAGGAGGCCCGGGCGGCGGGCCTGCGCCTCGGCCTGGTCACCACCACGAGCCCCGAGAACGCGGAAGTTCTTCTGGAGGCCTTGGGCCTCCGGTTTGACCTGGTCCTGGCCGGGGATGTGGTCCCCCGGAAAAAGCCCGACCCCGCCCTTTACCTCCTGGCCCTGGAGCGCTTTGGGCTGGAACCCCAGGAGGCGGTGGTGGTGGAGGACTCCCGAAACGGCCTCCTCTCCGCCCACCGGGCGGGCATCCCCGTCCTCGTCACCCCCAGCCTCTACACCCAGGACCAGGACTACCGGGAGGCGGGGGCCGTCTTGGAGCACCTGGGCGAACCTGGGGAGCCGGCCCTCGTCCTTCGGGGCCCCGGCCAGGGGGGGCGGCGCGTGGTGGATCTCGGCTATCTGGAGGAGGTGAGGGAATGGTCCAGCACCTGA
- a CDS encoding class II fructose-bisphosphate aldolase: MLKPLQEVLPPRGRAVGAFDVVALEWAEAVLEAAEELGLPVILSVAPHLGGPPLEALAPGLRHLAESARVPVALHLDHGESLEEVARALRLGFTGVMLDGSHLPLEENIALTRLAVRLARAYGAGVEGEVGVVPGAYGPQGAGSEPPRYTDPEEARRFLEATGVDALAVSVGTRHGLYKGPTRLNLLLLETLSRLPVPLVLHGASGLGEEAYRALVERGIRKINLYADLALEAARALRRAEEADYLGRMAAVKEALRGLVAARMRLWWG, encoded by the coding sequence GTGCTGAAGCCACTCCAGGAGGTCCTCCCCCCGCGGGGCCGGGCGGTGGGGGCCTTTGACGTGGTGGCCCTGGAGTGGGCGGAGGCGGTCTTGGAGGCGGCGGAGGAGCTGGGCCTCCCGGTGATCCTGAGCGTGGCCCCGCATCTGGGCGGGCCTCCCCTGGAGGCCCTGGCCCCCGGGCTTCGCCACCTGGCCGAGTCGGCCCGGGTGCCCGTGGCCCTGCACCTGGACCACGGGGAGAGCCTGGAGGAGGTGGCCCGGGCCCTGCGTTTGGGCTTCACCGGGGTCATGCTGGACGGGAGCCACCTCCCGCTCGAGGAGAACATCGCCTTGACCCGGCTTGCGGTCCGCCTGGCCCGGGCCTATGGGGCCGGGGTGGAGGGGGAGGTGGGGGTGGTGCCCGGGGCGTACGGCCCCCAGGGGGCGGGCTCGGAGCCCCCCCGCTACACCGACCCCGAGGAGGCCCGGCGTTTCCTGGAGGCCACCGGGGTGGACGCCTTGGCGGTGAGCGTGGGGACCCGGCACGGGCTTTACAAGGGCCCGACCCGGCTCAACCTGCTCCTTCTGGAGACCCTCTCTCGCCTGCCCGTCCCCCTCGTCCTCCACGGGGCCTCGGGCCTCGGCGAGGAGGCGTACCGGGCCCTGGTGGAGCGGGGCATTCGGAAGATCAACCTCTACGCCGATCTGGCCCTCGAGGCGGCGCGGGCCCTTCGGCGGGCCGAGGAGGCGGACTACCTGGGCCGGATGGCCGCGGTCAAGGAGGCCCTCAGGGGCTTGGTGGCGGCGAGGATGAGGCTATGGTGGGGTTGA
- the glpX gene encoding class II fructose-bisphosphatase, with protein MSTVPPTRNLALDLMRATEAAALAAARFVGLGNKEEGDRAAVEAMRLLLNAVPFRGRVVIGEGEKDKAPMLFNGEEVGAGGVEVDLAVDPVEGTRLLALGRPGAISVIAAAPRGTLFNPGPGFYAAKLVVPPEAKEAAHLSLSPRENLKEIARALGKPVRELTVFVLDKPRHQALIEEIRLAGARITLQTDGDVAGALAAVLPGTGVDVLMGTGGTPEGVIAAVAVRALGGGMQMRLDPQSEEERWNLVHAGYALDKIYDLEELCASDDTHFAATGITDGPFLKGVRYEGGLARTESLLLRGATRTLRRVEAWHRMEKLRAISAVPY; from the coding sequence ATGTCCACGGTACCGCCCACGCGCAACCTGGCCCTGGACCTGATGCGGGCCACCGAGGCCGCCGCCTTGGCCGCCGCCCGCTTCGTGGGCCTGGGCAACAAGGAGGAGGGGGACCGGGCCGCGGTGGAGGCCATGCGCCTCCTCCTGAACGCCGTGCCCTTCCGGGGCCGGGTGGTCATCGGGGAAGGGGAGAAGGACAAGGCCCCCATGCTCTTCAACGGGGAGGAGGTGGGCGCGGGCGGAGTGGAGGTGGACCTGGCGGTGGACCCGGTGGAGGGGACCCGGCTTCTGGCCCTGGGCCGGCCCGGGGCCATCAGCGTCATCGCCGCTGCCCCCAGGGGGACCCTTTTCAACCCGGGCCCGGGGTTCTACGCGGCCAAGCTGGTCGTCCCCCCCGAGGCCAAGGAGGCCGCCCACCTTTCCCTCAGCCCCCGGGAGAACCTGAAGGAGATCGCCCGGGCCCTGGGCAAGCCGGTGCGGGAGCTCACCGTCTTCGTCCTGGACAAGCCCCGCCACCAGGCCCTCATAGAGGAGATCCGCCTGGCGGGGGCCCGCATCACCCTCCAGACGGACGGGGACGTGGCGGGGGCGCTGGCCGCCGTTCTCCCCGGCACCGGGGTGGACGTGCTCATGGGCACCGGGGGGACGCCAGAGGGGGTGATCGCGGCGGTGGCGGTCCGGGCCCTGGGGGGCGGGATGCAGATGCGCCTGGACCCCCAGAGCGAGGAGGAGCGGTGGAACCTGGTCCACGCCGGCTACGCCCTGGACAAAATCTATGACCTCGAGGAGCTCTGCGCCTCGGACGACACCCACTTCGCCGCCACCGGCATCACGGACGGCCCCTTCCTGAAGGGGGTCCGGTACGAGGGGGGGCTGGCCAGGACGGAGAGCCTCCTCCTCAGGGGCGCGACCCGGACCCTCCGGCGGGTGGAGGCCTGGCACCGCATGGAGAAGCTCAGGGCCATCAGCGCGGTCCCCTACTAG
- a CDS encoding sensor histidine kinase, which yields MSLKATLALVIALLAFLPNLILTLFLGGAFPAFLGWLLLLALLSALVGVYLARALLRPLEELTRAVAHLKGRPPQALALPRPKEPPPAEVRLLRGQIEALLEKIRAYDREREAFYAALAHDLKTPLLSSIRVLAYLQKADDLGKEGRLALLKELEKELSRALGLLENLLALSRLEARPVRAETVNLRPLLEDLFLRYQDQAQKRGLSLVLSGSGTARADRWLLERALANLLENALRHAKSRVEVRLFPGRVEVEDDGPGLEAPLEALIQPFLSFGGQRGQAGLGLYTVAQVARAHGGRLETCQGKLGGACFRLELSP from the coding sequence ATGAGTCTTAAGGCCACGCTGGCCCTGGTCATCGCCCTCCTCGCCTTTTTGCCCAACCTGATCCTCACCCTCTTCCTGGGGGGGGCCTTCCCGGCCTTTTTGGGGTGGCTCCTCCTCCTGGCCCTCCTCTCCGCCCTGGTGGGGGTCTACCTGGCCCGGGCCCTCCTCCGGCCCCTGGAGGAGCTCACCCGGGCCGTGGCCCACCTGAAGGGCCGGCCCCCCCAGGCCCTGGCCCTCCCCCGGCCCAAGGAGCCGCCCCCGGCGGAGGTGCGGCTTTTGCGCGGGCAGATAGAGGCCCTCCTGGAGAAGATCCGGGCCTACGACCGGGAGCGGGAGGCCTTCTACGCCGCCCTGGCCCACGACCTTAAGACCCCCCTTCTCTCCTCCATCCGGGTCCTGGCCTATTTGCAAAAGGCGGACGACCTGGGCAAGGAGGGCCGGCTGGCGCTTTTGAAGGAGCTGGAGAAGGAGCTCTCCCGGGCCCTGGGGCTTCTGGAAAACCTCCTGGCCCTAAGCCGCCTCGAGGCCCGCCCGGTGAGGGCGGAGACGGTCAATCTCCGCCCCCTTTTGGAGGACCTCTTCCTCCGCTACCAGGACCAGGCGCAAAAAAGAGGGCTGAGCCTCGTCCTTTCTGGCTCTGGGACAGCGCGTGCGGACCGGTGGCTCCTGGAGAGGGCCCTGGCCAACCTCCTGGAAAACGCCCTCCGCCACGCGAAAAGCCGGGTGGAGGTCCGCCTCTTCCCGGGCCGGGTGGAGGTGGAGGACGACGGGCCCGGCCTCGAGGCCCCCCTGGAAGCCCTGATCCAGCCCTTCCTCTCCTTCGGGGGCCAGCGGGGCCAGGCGGGGCTCGGCCTCTACACCGTGGCCCAGGTGGCCCGGGCCCACGGGGGCCGGCTGGAGACCTGCCAAGGGAAGCTGGGCGGGGCCTGCTTCCGGCTGGAGCTCAGTCCGTGA
- a CDS encoding Dabb family protein, translating to MVQHLILFNADASPEEVRRMVEEARSVLLRIPGVLGLCFGEALSPGARYRYWLSVAFAGPEVVEAYRTHPLHVDFADRVFRPMAKDRLTTDFQVEVMGC from the coding sequence ATGGTCCAGCACCTGATCCTGTTCAACGCGGACGCGAGCCCGGAGGAGGTGCGGCGGATGGTGGAGGAGGCCCGCTCCGTCCTTCTGCGGATTCCCGGGGTCCTGGGCCTCTGCTTCGGGGAGGCCCTCTCTCCCGGGGCCCGTTACCGGTACTGGCTTTCCGTGGCCTTCGCGGGCCCCGAGGTGGTGGAGGCCTACCGGACCCACCCCCTGCACGTGGACTTCGCCGACCGGGTGTTCCGGCCCATGGCCAAGGACCGGCTGACCACGGACTTCCAGGTGGAGGTGATGGGGTGCTGA
- the sdaAB gene encoding L-serine ammonia-lyase, iron-sulfur-dependent subunit beta, translating into MGLLDIIGPVMVGPSSSHTAGACRLGLLARHLLGERPLRAEFGLHGSFAKTGAGHGTHLALVAGVLGFRPDDPRLKESLEHARAEGLEVAFKDVELGDVHPNTVRIALEGEKERVVVTGSSLGGGVVRVFDLDGFEVRITGQAPTLVVKNVDTPGVVARVARVIADDDVNIAHLTVSRKKRGAEAVMSVELDRALSQPALDYLAYLSYILWVRMLPVVTD; encoded by the coding sequence GCCGGTGATGGTGGGGCCCTCCTCCAGCCACACCGCCGGAGCCTGCCGCCTGGGCCTTCTGGCCCGGCACCTCTTGGGGGAGAGGCCCTTGCGGGCGGAGTTCGGCCTCCACGGCTCCTTCGCCAAGACGGGGGCGGGGCACGGGACCCACCTGGCCCTGGTGGCGGGGGTTTTGGGCTTCCGGCCCGACGACCCCAGGCTGAAGGAGAGCCTGGAGCACGCCCGGGCGGAGGGCCTCGAGGTGGCCTTCAAGGACGTGGAGCTGGGGGACGTCCACCCCAACACCGTGCGCATTGCCCTGGAAGGGGAGAAGGAGCGGGTGGTGGTCACGGGAAGCTCCTTGGGGGGCGGGGTGGTCCGGGTCTTTGACCTGGATGGGTTTGAGGTGCGGATCACCGGCCAGGCCCCCACCCTGGTGGTGAAGAACGTGGACACCCCGGGGGTGGTGGCCCGGGTGGCCCGGGTCATCGCGGACGACGACGTAAATATCGCCCATCTCACGGTCAGCCGCAAGAAGCGGGGGGCGGAGGCGGTGATGAGCGTGGAGCTGGACCGGGCCCTCTCCCAGCCCGCCCTGGACTACCTGGCCTACCTCTCCTACATCCTCTGGGTGCGGATGCTCCCCGTGGTCACGGACTGA
- a CDS encoding 2-phosphosulfolactate phosphatase → MGARAEDRVFRVHPLPQGVYEGVAVVIDVIRATTTAAAFLEAGVPALVLAADLGQAQALRRPGEVLAGERGGLRPEGFDLGNSPREAGLARGRTVVMATTNGTRAVHAARTARVLLLGSLNSARKTAEMAALWGEGVDLVCAGKEGAPGLDDLYTAGVIGQRLLAWGFRPQGEMAHLALFLAQNPPLAVLRSSAAGQALEGVGLGEDVEVCARVDVHETVPVRTGYRDGGVVFGRGRC, encoded by the coding sequence ATGGGCGCGCGTGCCGAGGACCGGGTCTTCCGCGTGCACCCCTTGCCTCAAGGGGTTTACGAGGGGGTGGCGGTGGTGATAGACGTCATCCGCGCCACCACCACCGCGGCGGCCTTCCTCGAGGCCGGGGTCCCGGCCCTGGTCCTGGCGGCGGACCTGGGGCAGGCCCAGGCCCTCCGCCGGCCGGGGGAGGTGCTGGCCGGGGAAAGGGGGGGCCTCCGGCCCGAGGGGTTTGACCTGGGCAACTCCCCCCGGGAGGCGGGCCTGGCCCGGGGAAGGACCGTGGTCATGGCTACCACCAACGGCACCCGGGCCGTCCACGCGGCCCGCACGGCCCGGGTCCTCCTCCTGGGCTCCTTGAACAGCGCCCGGAAGACGGCGGAGATGGCCGCCCTCTGGGGGGAGGGGGTGGACCTGGTCTGCGCGGGCAAGGAGGGCGCGCCCGGTCTGGACGACCTTTACACCGCCGGGGTTATCGGCCAGCGGCTCCTCGCCTGGGGCTTCCGGCCCCAGGGGGAGATGGCCCACCTGGCCCTCTTCCTCGCCCAGAACCCTCCCTTGGCCGTCCTCCGGTCCTCCGCGGCGGGGCAGGCCCTGGAGGGGGTGGGCCTGGGGGAGGACGTGGAGGTCTGCGCCCGGGTGGACGTCCACGAAACCGTCCCCGTTCGCACGGGCTACCGGGACGGGGGCGTGGTCTTCGGGAGGGGGCGGTGCTGA
- a CDS encoding ribulose bisphosphate carboxylase small subunit has product MRITQGTFSYLPDLTDEEIRLQIEYIVRNGWAVAIEYTDDPSPYNVYWNMWGLPMFDLEDPAPAMYEFQKCREAFPNHYIKINGYDPSPMWQAQRVSFIAHRPKEEPGFRLHRQLYSDGRRLKYTLEAYATMKPSGKRYQEE; this is encoded by the coding sequence ATGCGGATCACCCAAGGGACTTTCTCCTACCTCCCCGACCTTACGGACGAGGAGATCCGGCTTCAGATTGAGTACATCGTCCGGAACGGCTGGGCGGTGGCCATCGAGTACACGGACGACCCCAGCCCCTACAACGTCTACTGGAACATGTGGGGCCTGCCCATGTTTGACCTGGAGGACCCCGCCCCGGCCATGTACGAGTTCCAGAAGTGCCGGGAGGCCTTCCCCAACCACTACATCAAGATCAACGGCTACGACCCCTCCCCCATGTGGCAGGCCCAGCGGGTCTCCTTCATCGCTCACCGGCCCAAGGAGGAGCCCGGCTTCCGGCTCCACCGCCAGCTCTACTCGGACGGCCGCCGGCTCAAGTACACCCTCGAGGCCTACGCCACCATGAAGCCCTCGGGAAAGCGCTACCAGGAGGAGTAG